From Phragmites australis chromosome 5, lpPhrAust1.1, whole genome shotgun sequence, a single genomic window includes:
- the LOC133918595 gene encoding peptidyl-prolyl cis-trans isomerase CYP95-like isoform X5: protein MLQGINLPPCHQRVNGTRCKTDDIDCFSYHIVFKGGDFSKGNGSGEESIYGGKFADENSVRRHDDRGILTTADTGSRTNGFQFCITFKPNSHLDRKHTVFGKLILGNDVLKRIEQVDVHGTDSTPVVPVRIVDCGELVDGKDHGSVTTEHDKKRPAKSRLSKDISSDEESNEGQHKGHHKKSSKKRRKKRRYSYSESDSSSESETEPSDSESDSDTYSSDSSDLSSSSDDRRRRRKRRSKRNKRKRARRKREHRREKRRRKRDRKSKQKSKRMVESDSETESVSDSSSEDGRSKRHHRGRKSKASSHVSAENLGVLTALKDATSTQQKSGIPRCPAQEDDSPLQNGEVRTNGVTESKTERNTDIMPSLTGNRSKSRSQSMSANHSMSKSTSISPRRSPINRSISNPKRTVSRSPVRYSHSRSPVCAPKRSESRSPDRQRSPSKSPPRSASRNLVTRMSRSPVKARTRSISRSSARSLQRRSPSRSPERTHVRKSVSPSSPVEKRSISRTSPRSPLRSVSRSPARFSRSPPRPSRRSPVRSPRRNILRSLSRSPVRIPRRSLSRSPVRGGRPRRNISRSPSPPPRRAISPPPNNGRSPSRSGSPDGSPKRIRRGRGFTQRYSFARQYRSPSADRSYRYGGRSDRDRYMGYRGSRHRSPPRRYRSPPRGRPSPRPSRYRRRSPSASRSPVFRDRGRGGGYSRSPVRSRSPPAGKPRSHGDRARSISRSRMSVSRSRSPPPVHDRSPPDSPSPKRASNEKSRSLSASPDGKKGLVSYGDASPDSAGK, encoded by the exons ATGTTACAGGGGATCAACCTTCCACCGTGTCATCAAAGGGTTAATGGCACAA GATGCAAGACAGATGATATCGACTGCTTTTCTTATCATATAGTATTTAAG GGTGGTGACTTCTCAAAAGGAAATG GGTCTGGAGAAGAAAGTATATATGGTGGAAAATTTGCAG ATGAAAATTCTGTCCGACGCCATGATGATCGTGGTATCTTGACAACGGCAGATACTGGATCCAGAACTAATGGCTTCCAGTTCTGTATTACTTTCAAGCCTAATTCTCATCTTGACAG gaagcacactGTTTTTGGCAAGCTTATTCTTGGAAATGATGTGTTGAAGAGAATTGAGCAAGTTGATGTGCATGGGACTGATTCTACTCCTGTTGTTCCAGTAAGAATAGTAGACTGCGGGGAGCTTGTTGATGGGAAAGACCATGGATCTGTGACAACTGAACATG ATAAAAAGAGACCTGCTAAATCAAGGTTGTCGAAGGATATATCTTCTGATGAGGAAAGTAATGAAGGACAACACAAGGGACACCATAAAAAATCTtcaaagaagagaaggaagaagaggagataTTCGTATTCTGAATCAGATAGCTCATCTGAGTCAGAGACTGAGCCATCAGATTCCGAGAGCGATTCTGATACTTACTCCAGTGACTCATCTGATCTCAGCAGCTCAAGTGATGACAGACGAAGGCGCAGAAAGAGACGCTCGAAAAGAAATAAACGCAAGCGGGCAAGAAGAAAGCGTGAACATAGGCGTGAGAAAAGGCGTAGGAAGCGTGACAGGAAATCAAAGCAGAAATCAAAAAG GATGGTAGAAAGTGATAGTGAAACTGAAAGTGTGAGCGATAGCAGCTCTGAGGATGGTAGAAGCAAGCGACACCATCGTGGGAGGAAGTCTAAGGCATCATCTCATGTTTCTG CGGAAAATCTGGGAGTATTAACTGCATTGAAGGATGCCACTTCAACTCAACAAAAGAGTGGAATACCAAGGTGTCCGGCACAAGAAGATGACTCTCCGCTGCAAAATGGGGAGGTCCGTACCAATGGTGTTACTGAATCAAAAACTGAAAGGAACACGGATATCATGCCTTCTCTAACTGGCAATCGAAGCAAATCTAG GAGCCAGAGCATGAGTGCTAACCACTCAATGAGCAAGAGTACGAGTATCAGTCCAAGGAGAAGCCCGATCAACAGGTCAATTTCCAACCCGAAGAGGACAGTAAGCAGGAGCCCTGTTCGCTATAGTCACAGTAGAAGTCCTGTTTGTGCTCCCAAAAGAAGTGAAAGCCGGAGTCCAGACAGACAGAGGAGCCCCAGCAAGAGCCCACCTAGAAGCGCAAGCAGAAACCTGGTTACCCGCATGAGCAGGAGTCCTGTTAAAGCTCGCACAAGAAGCATTAGCAGGAGCTCAGCTAGGTCCTTGCAACGAAGAAGTCCAAGCAGGAGCCCGGAGAGAACCCATGTGCGAAAAAGTGTCAGCCCAAGCTCACCAGTGGAGAAGAGAAGCATCAGCCGTACCTCTCCAAGATCTCCATTGCGAAGTGTTAGCCGAAGCCCAGCTAGATTTTCAAGGAGCCCACCTAGGCCTTCAAGGAGAAGTCCAGTCAGAAGTCCTCGAAGGAATATACTTAGAAGTCTCAGCAGGAGCCCTGTGAGGATACCTAGAAGAAGTTTGAGCAGAAGCCCTGTAAGAGGTGGTCGACCTCGCAGGAACATCAGCAGAAGTCCCAGCCCACCACCTCGCAGGGCAATATCTCCACCGCCCAACAATGGCAGGAGCCCATCCAGGAGTGGCTCTCCTGATGGGTCTCCAAAACGCATAAGACGAGGCCGGGGTTTTACTCAGCGGTACTCATTTGCAAGACAATACCGCTCACCTTCTGCTGATCGCTCATATCGCTATGGTGGAAGGAGTGACCGTGACAG ATACATGGGTTACCGAGGTTCACGTCATAGATCACCACCTAGACGGTATAGAAGCCCACCCAGGGGCAGGCCATCACCAAG GCCTAGTAGGTACAGGAGGAGGAGCCCAAGTGCCTCACGCAGCCCAGTCTTTAGAGACCGAGGAAGGGGAGGTGGATACAGCAGAAGCCCTGTACGGAGTCGTTCGCCCCCTGCTGGGAAACCAAGGTCACATGGTGATCGTGCACGGTCAATCTCCAGAAGCCGCATGTCTGTATCGAGATCAAGGTCTCCACCGCCCGTGCATGATCGCTCCCCACCAGATTCCCCATCCCCAAAGCGCGCAAGTAATGAGAAGTCTCGGTCCCTGTCTGCTAGTCCTGATGGCAAGAAGGGTCTTGTTTCCTACGGAGATGCCTCCCCCGATTCTGCTGGGAAGTAG
- the LOC133918595 gene encoding peptidyl-prolyl cis-trans isomerase CYP95-like isoform X6: MGIGQNAKKPLCYRGSTFHRVIKGLMAQGGDFSKGNGSGEESIYGGKFADENSVRRHDDRGILTTADTGSRTNGFQFCITFKPNSHLDRKHTVFGKLILGNDVLKRIEQVDVHGTDSTPVVPVRIVDCGELVDGKDHGSVTTEHDKKRPAKSRLSKDISSDEESNEGQHKGHHKKSSKKRRKKRRYSYSESDSSSESETEPSDSESDSDTYSSDSSDLSSSSDDRRRRRKRRSKRNKRKRARRKREHRREKRRRKRDRKSKQKSKRMVESDSETESVSDSSSEDGRSKRHHRGRKSKASSHVSAENLGVLTALKDATSTQQKSGIPRCPAQEDDSPLQNGEVRTNGVTESKTERNTDIMPSLTGNRSKSRSQSMSANHSMSKSTSISPRRSPINRSISNPKRTVSRSPVRYSHSRSPVCAPKRSESRSPDRQRSPSKSPPRSASRNLVTRMSRSPVKARTRSISRSSARSLQRRSPSRSPERTHVRKSVSPSSPVEKRSISRTSPRSPLRSVSRSPARFSRSPPRPSRRSPVRSPRRNILRSLSRSPVRIPRRSLSRSPVRGGRPRRNISRSPSPPPRRAISPPPNNGRSPSRSGSPDGSPKRIRRGRGFTQRYSFARQYRSPSADRSYRYGGRSDRDRYMGYRGSRHRSPPRRYRSPPRGRPSPRPSRYRRRSPSASRSPVFRDRGRGGGYSRSPVRSRSPPAGKPRSHGDRARSISRSRMSVSRSRSPPPVHDRSPPDSPSPKRASNEKSRSLSASPDGKKGLVSYGDASPDSAGK; encoded by the exons ATGGGAATTGGGCAAAATGCTAAGAAGCCATTATGTTACAGGGGATCAACCTTCCACCGTGTCATCAAAGGGTTAATGGCACAA GGTGGTGACTTCTCAAAAGGAAATG GGTCTGGAGAAGAAAGTATATATGGTGGAAAATTTGCAG ATGAAAATTCTGTCCGACGCCATGATGATCGTGGTATCTTGACAACGGCAGATACTGGATCCAGAACTAATGGCTTCCAGTTCTGTATTACTTTCAAGCCTAATTCTCATCTTGACAG gaagcacactGTTTTTGGCAAGCTTATTCTTGGAAATGATGTGTTGAAGAGAATTGAGCAAGTTGATGTGCATGGGACTGATTCTACTCCTGTTGTTCCAGTAAGAATAGTAGACTGCGGGGAGCTTGTTGATGGGAAAGACCATGGATCTGTGACAACTGAACATG ATAAAAAGAGACCTGCTAAATCAAGGTTGTCGAAGGATATATCTTCTGATGAGGAAAGTAATGAAGGACAACACAAGGGACACCATAAAAAATCTtcaaagaagagaaggaagaagaggagataTTCGTATTCTGAATCAGATAGCTCATCTGAGTCAGAGACTGAGCCATCAGATTCCGAGAGCGATTCTGATACTTACTCCAGTGACTCATCTGATCTCAGCAGCTCAAGTGATGACAGACGAAGGCGCAGAAAGAGACGCTCGAAAAGAAATAAACGCAAGCGGGCAAGAAGAAAGCGTGAACATAGGCGTGAGAAAAGGCGTAGGAAGCGTGACAGGAAATCAAAGCAGAAATCAAAAAG GATGGTAGAAAGTGATAGTGAAACTGAAAGTGTGAGCGATAGCAGCTCTGAGGATGGTAGAAGCAAGCGACACCATCGTGGGAGGAAGTCTAAGGCATCATCTCATGTTTCTG CGGAAAATCTGGGAGTATTAACTGCATTGAAGGATGCCACTTCAACTCAACAAAAGAGTGGAATACCAAGGTGTCCGGCACAAGAAGATGACTCTCCGCTGCAAAATGGGGAGGTCCGTACCAATGGTGTTACTGAATCAAAAACTGAAAGGAACACGGATATCATGCCTTCTCTAACTGGCAATCGAAGCAAATCTAG GAGCCAGAGCATGAGTGCTAACCACTCAATGAGCAAGAGTACGAGTATCAGTCCAAGGAGAAGCCCGATCAACAGGTCAATTTCCAACCCGAAGAGGACAGTAAGCAGGAGCCCTGTTCGCTATAGTCACAGTAGAAGTCCTGTTTGTGCTCCCAAAAGAAGTGAAAGCCGGAGTCCAGACAGACAGAGGAGCCCCAGCAAGAGCCCACCTAGAAGCGCAAGCAGAAACCTGGTTACCCGCATGAGCAGGAGTCCTGTTAAAGCTCGCACAAGAAGCATTAGCAGGAGCTCAGCTAGGTCCTTGCAACGAAGAAGTCCAAGCAGGAGCCCGGAGAGAACCCATGTGCGAAAAAGTGTCAGCCCAAGCTCACCAGTGGAGAAGAGAAGCATCAGCCGTACCTCTCCAAGATCTCCATTGCGAAGTGTTAGCCGAAGCCCAGCTAGATTTTCAAGGAGCCCACCTAGGCCTTCAAGGAGAAGTCCAGTCAGAAGTCCTCGAAGGAATATACTTAGAAGTCTCAGCAGGAGCCCTGTGAGGATACCTAGAAGAAGTTTGAGCAGAAGCCCTGTAAGAGGTGGTCGACCTCGCAGGAACATCAGCAGAAGTCCCAGCCCACCACCTCGCAGGGCAATATCTCCACCGCCCAACAATGGCAGGAGCCCATCCAGGAGTGGCTCTCCTGATGGGTCTCCAAAACGCATAAGACGAGGCCGGGGTTTTACTCAGCGGTACTCATTTGCAAGACAATACCGCTCACCTTCTGCTGATCGCTCATATCGCTATGGTGGAAGGAGTGACCGTGACAG ATACATGGGTTACCGAGGTTCACGTCATAGATCACCACCTAGACGGTATAGAAGCCCACCCAGGGGCAGGCCATCACCAAG GCCTAGTAGGTACAGGAGGAGGAGCCCAAGTGCCTCACGCAGCCCAGTCTTTAGAGACCGAGGAAGGGGAGGTGGATACAGCAGAAGCCCTGTACGGAGTCGTTCGCCCCCTGCTGGGAAACCAAGGTCACATGGTGATCGTGCACGGTCAATCTCCAGAAGCCGCATGTCTGTATCGAGATCAAGGTCTCCACCGCCCGTGCATGATCGCTCCCCACCAGATTCCCCATCCCCAAAGCGCGCAAGTAATGAGAAGTCTCGGTCCCTGTCTGCTAGTCCTGATGGCAAGAAGGGTCTTGTTTCCTACGGAGATGCCTCCCCCGATTCTGCTGGGAAGTAG
- the LOC133918595 gene encoding peptidyl-prolyl cis-trans isomerase CYP95-like isoform X3 — MARKRNPIVFMDVSIGDEPDGRMIFELFADVAPLTAENFRALCTGEMGIGQNAKKPLCYRGSTFHRVIKGLMAQGGDFSKGNGSGEESIYGGKFADENSVRRHDDRGILTTADTGSRTNGFQFCITFKPNSHLDRKHTVFGKLILGNDVLKRIEQVDVHGTDSTPVVPVRIVDCGELVDGKDHGSVTTEHDKKRPAKSRLSKDISSDEESNEGQHKGHHKKSSKKRRKKRRYSYSESDSSSESETEPSDSESDSDTYSSDSSDLSSSSDDRRRRRKRRSKRNKRKRARRKREHRREKRRRKRDRKSKQKSKRMVESDSETESVSDSSSEDGRSKRHHRGRKSKASSHVSAENLGVLTALKDATSTQQKSGIPRCPAQEDDSPLQNGEVRTNGVTESKTERNTDIMPSLTGNRSKSRSQSMSANHSMSKSTSISPRRSPINRSISNPKRTVSRSPVRYSHSRSPVCAPKRSESRSPDRQRSPSKSPPRSASRNLVTRMSRSPVKARTRSISRSSARSLQRRSPSRSPERTHVRKSVSPSSPVEKRSISRTSPRSPLRSVSRSPARFSRSPPRPSRRSPVRSPRRNILRSLSRSPVRIPRRSLSRSPVRGGRPRRNISRSPSPPPRRAISPPPNNGRSPSRSGSPDGSPKRIRRGRGFTQRYSFARQYRSPSADRSYRYGGRSDRDRYMGYRGSRHRSPPRRYRSPPRGRPSPRYRRRSPSASRSPVFRDRGRGGGYSRSPVRSRSPPAGKPRSHGDRARSISRSRMSVSRSRSPPPVHDRSPPDSPSPKRASNEKSRSLSASPDGKKGLVSYGDASPDSAGK; from the exons ATGGCAAGAAAGAGAAACCCAATTGTCTTCATGGATGTATCCATTGGTGATGAACCAGATGGAAGAATGATTTTCGAG TTGTTTGCTGATGTTGCTCCTCTGACAGCTGAGAACTTCAGAGCATTATGCACAG GTGAGATGGGAATTGGGCAAAATGCTAAGAAGCCATTATGTTACAGGGGATCAACCTTCCACCGTGTCATCAAAGGGTTAATGGCACAA GGTGGTGACTTCTCAAAAGGAAATG GGTCTGGAGAAGAAAGTATATATGGTGGAAAATTTGCAG ATGAAAATTCTGTCCGACGCCATGATGATCGTGGTATCTTGACAACGGCAGATACTGGATCCAGAACTAATGGCTTCCAGTTCTGTATTACTTTCAAGCCTAATTCTCATCTTGACAG gaagcacactGTTTTTGGCAAGCTTATTCTTGGAAATGATGTGTTGAAGAGAATTGAGCAAGTTGATGTGCATGGGACTGATTCTACTCCTGTTGTTCCAGTAAGAATAGTAGACTGCGGGGAGCTTGTTGATGGGAAAGACCATGGATCTGTGACAACTGAACATG ATAAAAAGAGACCTGCTAAATCAAGGTTGTCGAAGGATATATCTTCTGATGAGGAAAGTAATGAAGGACAACACAAGGGACACCATAAAAAATCTtcaaagaagagaaggaagaagaggagataTTCGTATTCTGAATCAGATAGCTCATCTGAGTCAGAGACTGAGCCATCAGATTCCGAGAGCGATTCTGATACTTACTCCAGTGACTCATCTGATCTCAGCAGCTCAAGTGATGACAGACGAAGGCGCAGAAAGAGACGCTCGAAAAGAAATAAACGCAAGCGGGCAAGAAGAAAGCGTGAACATAGGCGTGAGAAAAGGCGTAGGAAGCGTGACAGGAAATCAAAGCAGAAATCAAAAAG GATGGTAGAAAGTGATAGTGAAACTGAAAGTGTGAGCGATAGCAGCTCTGAGGATGGTAGAAGCAAGCGACACCATCGTGGGAGGAAGTCTAAGGCATCATCTCATGTTTCTG CGGAAAATCTGGGAGTATTAACTGCATTGAAGGATGCCACTTCAACTCAACAAAAGAGTGGAATACCAAGGTGTCCGGCACAAGAAGATGACTCTCCGCTGCAAAATGGGGAGGTCCGTACCAATGGTGTTACTGAATCAAAAACTGAAAGGAACACGGATATCATGCCTTCTCTAACTGGCAATCGAAGCAAATCTAG GAGCCAGAGCATGAGTGCTAACCACTCAATGAGCAAGAGTACGAGTATCAGTCCAAGGAGAAGCCCGATCAACAGGTCAATTTCCAACCCGAAGAGGACAGTAAGCAGGAGCCCTGTTCGCTATAGTCACAGTAGAAGTCCTGTTTGTGCTCCCAAAAGAAGTGAAAGCCGGAGTCCAGACAGACAGAGGAGCCCCAGCAAGAGCCCACCTAGAAGCGCAAGCAGAAACCTGGTTACCCGCATGAGCAGGAGTCCTGTTAAAGCTCGCACAAGAAGCATTAGCAGGAGCTCAGCTAGGTCCTTGCAACGAAGAAGTCCAAGCAGGAGCCCGGAGAGAACCCATGTGCGAAAAAGTGTCAGCCCAAGCTCACCAGTGGAGAAGAGAAGCATCAGCCGTACCTCTCCAAGATCTCCATTGCGAAGTGTTAGCCGAAGCCCAGCTAGATTTTCAAGGAGCCCACCTAGGCCTTCAAGGAGAAGTCCAGTCAGAAGTCCTCGAAGGAATATACTTAGAAGTCTCAGCAGGAGCCCTGTGAGGATACCTAGAAGAAGTTTGAGCAGAAGCCCTGTAAGAGGTGGTCGACCTCGCAGGAACATCAGCAGAAGTCCCAGCCCACCACCTCGCAGGGCAATATCTCCACCGCCCAACAATGGCAGGAGCCCATCCAGGAGTGGCTCTCCTGATGGGTCTCCAAAACGCATAAGACGAGGCCGGGGTTTTACTCAGCGGTACTCATTTGCAAGACAATACCGCTCACCTTCTGCTGATCGCTCATATCGCTATGGTGGAAGGAGTGACCGTGACAG ATACATGGGTTACCGAGGTTCACGTCATAGATCACCACCTAGACGGTATAGAAGCCCACCCAGGGGCAGGCCATCACCAAG GTACAGGAGGAGGAGCCCAAGTGCCTCACGCAGCCCAGTCTTTAGAGACCGAGGAAGGGGAGGTGGATACAGCAGAAGCCCTGTACGGAGTCGTTCGCCCCCTGCTGGGAAACCAAGGTCACATGGTGATCGTGCACGGTCAATCTCCAGAAGCCGCATGTCTGTATCGAGATCAAGGTCTCCACCGCCCGTGCATGATCGCTCCCCACCAGATTCCCCATCCCCAAAGCGCGCAAGTAATGAGAAGTCTCGGTCCCTGTCTGCTAGTCCTGATGGCAAGAAGGGTCTTGTTTCCTACGGAGATGCCTCCCCCGATTCTGCTGGGAAGTAG
- the LOC133918595 gene encoding peptidyl-prolyl cis-trans isomerase CYP95-like isoform X1, which produces MARKRNPIVFMDVSIGDEPDGRMIFELFADVAPLTAENFRALCTGEMGIGQNAKKPLCYRGSTFHRVIKGLMAQGGDFSKGNGSGEESIYGGKFADENSVRRHDDRGILTTADTGSRTNGFQFCITFKPNSHLDRKHTVFGKLILGNDVLKRIEQVDVHGTDSTPVVPVRIVDCGELVDGKDHGSVTTEHDKKRPAKSRLSKDISSDEESNEGQHKGHHKKSSKKRRKKRRYSYSESDSSSESETEPSDSESDSDTYSSDSSDLSSSSDDRRRRRKRRSKRNKRKRARRKREHRREKRRRKRDRKSKQKSKRMVESDSETESVSDSSSEDGRSKRHHRGRKSKASSHVSAENLGVLTALKDATSTQQKSGIPRCPAQEDDSPLQNGEVRTNGVTESKTERNTDIMPSLTGNRSKSRSQSMSANHSMSKSTSISPRRSPINRSISNPKRTVSRSPVRYSHSRSPVCAPKRSESRSPDRQRSPSKSPPRSASRNLVTRMSRSPVKARTRSISRSSARSLQRRSPSRSPERTHVRKSVSPSSPVEKRSISRTSPRSPLRSVSRSPARFSRSPPRPSRRSPVRSPRRNILRSLSRSPVRIPRRSLSRSPVRGGRPRRNISRSPSPPPRRAISPPPNNGRSPSRSGSPDGSPKRIRRGRGFTQRYSFARQYRSPSADRSYRYGGRSDRDRYMGYRGSRHRSPPRRYRSPPRGRPSPRPSRYRRRSPSASRSPVFRDRGRGGGYSRSPVRSRSPPAGKPRSHGDRARSISRSRMSVSRSRSPPPVHDRSPPDSPSPKRASNEKSRSLSASPDGKKGLVSYGDASPDSAGK; this is translated from the exons ATGGCAAGAAAGAGAAACCCAATTGTCTTCATGGATGTATCCATTGGTGATGAACCAGATGGAAGAATGATTTTCGAG TTGTTTGCTGATGTTGCTCCTCTGACAGCTGAGAACTTCAGAGCATTATGCACAG GTGAGATGGGAATTGGGCAAAATGCTAAGAAGCCATTATGTTACAGGGGATCAACCTTCCACCGTGTCATCAAAGGGTTAATGGCACAA GGTGGTGACTTCTCAAAAGGAAATG GGTCTGGAGAAGAAAGTATATATGGTGGAAAATTTGCAG ATGAAAATTCTGTCCGACGCCATGATGATCGTGGTATCTTGACAACGGCAGATACTGGATCCAGAACTAATGGCTTCCAGTTCTGTATTACTTTCAAGCCTAATTCTCATCTTGACAG gaagcacactGTTTTTGGCAAGCTTATTCTTGGAAATGATGTGTTGAAGAGAATTGAGCAAGTTGATGTGCATGGGACTGATTCTACTCCTGTTGTTCCAGTAAGAATAGTAGACTGCGGGGAGCTTGTTGATGGGAAAGACCATGGATCTGTGACAACTGAACATG ATAAAAAGAGACCTGCTAAATCAAGGTTGTCGAAGGATATATCTTCTGATGAGGAAAGTAATGAAGGACAACACAAGGGACACCATAAAAAATCTtcaaagaagagaaggaagaagaggagataTTCGTATTCTGAATCAGATAGCTCATCTGAGTCAGAGACTGAGCCATCAGATTCCGAGAGCGATTCTGATACTTACTCCAGTGACTCATCTGATCTCAGCAGCTCAAGTGATGACAGACGAAGGCGCAGAAAGAGACGCTCGAAAAGAAATAAACGCAAGCGGGCAAGAAGAAAGCGTGAACATAGGCGTGAGAAAAGGCGTAGGAAGCGTGACAGGAAATCAAAGCAGAAATCAAAAAG GATGGTAGAAAGTGATAGTGAAACTGAAAGTGTGAGCGATAGCAGCTCTGAGGATGGTAGAAGCAAGCGACACCATCGTGGGAGGAAGTCTAAGGCATCATCTCATGTTTCTG CGGAAAATCTGGGAGTATTAACTGCATTGAAGGATGCCACTTCAACTCAACAAAAGAGTGGAATACCAAGGTGTCCGGCACAAGAAGATGACTCTCCGCTGCAAAATGGGGAGGTCCGTACCAATGGTGTTACTGAATCAAAAACTGAAAGGAACACGGATATCATGCCTTCTCTAACTGGCAATCGAAGCAAATCTAG GAGCCAGAGCATGAGTGCTAACCACTCAATGAGCAAGAGTACGAGTATCAGTCCAAGGAGAAGCCCGATCAACAGGTCAATTTCCAACCCGAAGAGGACAGTAAGCAGGAGCCCTGTTCGCTATAGTCACAGTAGAAGTCCTGTTTGTGCTCCCAAAAGAAGTGAAAGCCGGAGTCCAGACAGACAGAGGAGCCCCAGCAAGAGCCCACCTAGAAGCGCAAGCAGAAACCTGGTTACCCGCATGAGCAGGAGTCCTGTTAAAGCTCGCACAAGAAGCATTAGCAGGAGCTCAGCTAGGTCCTTGCAACGAAGAAGTCCAAGCAGGAGCCCGGAGAGAACCCATGTGCGAAAAAGTGTCAGCCCAAGCTCACCAGTGGAGAAGAGAAGCATCAGCCGTACCTCTCCAAGATCTCCATTGCGAAGTGTTAGCCGAAGCCCAGCTAGATTTTCAAGGAGCCCACCTAGGCCTTCAAGGAGAAGTCCAGTCAGAAGTCCTCGAAGGAATATACTTAGAAGTCTCAGCAGGAGCCCTGTGAGGATACCTAGAAGAAGTTTGAGCAGAAGCCCTGTAAGAGGTGGTCGACCTCGCAGGAACATCAGCAGAAGTCCCAGCCCACCACCTCGCAGGGCAATATCTCCACCGCCCAACAATGGCAGGAGCCCATCCAGGAGTGGCTCTCCTGATGGGTCTCCAAAACGCATAAGACGAGGCCGGGGTTTTACTCAGCGGTACTCATTTGCAAGACAATACCGCTCACCTTCTGCTGATCGCTCATATCGCTATGGTGGAAGGAGTGACCGTGACAG ATACATGGGTTACCGAGGTTCACGTCATAGATCACCACCTAGACGGTATAGAAGCCCACCCAGGGGCAGGCCATCACCAAG GCCTAGTAGGTACAGGAGGAGGAGCCCAAGTGCCTCACGCAGCCCAGTCTTTAGAGACCGAGGAAGGGGAGGTGGATACAGCAGAAGCCCTGTACGGAGTCGTTCGCCCCCTGCTGGGAAACCAAGGTCACATGGTGATCGTGCACGGTCAATCTCCAGAAGCCGCATGTCTGTATCGAGATCAAGGTCTCCACCGCCCGTGCATGATCGCTCCCCACCAGATTCCCCATCCCCAAAGCGCGCAAGTAATGAGAAGTCTCGGTCCCTGTCTGCTAGTCCTGATGGCAAGAAGGGTCTTGTTTCCTACGGAGATGCCTCCCCCGATTCTGCTGGGAAGTAG